ATTTTGTCAGATGAGGCGAGTATTGTTGCCAGTGAGTTGCGTAAGGGCAATATCAGGGAAAAAGACCTCGAGAATTTCATTCGGGCGGCCAGACGACTGGAGCATTTGCCGTTGAGCATCAATGATGCCTCGACACCACCGCTTTCCCTAATTCGCACCTATTGCCGAAAAGTTCAGAGAACCCAAGGGCTAGATTTGGTTGTCGTGGATTATCTGCAATTTATTGAGCCTGCTGTTGGGACAAAATTTCAGAATACCGTTGATAAAACCTCGGCAATTTCCCGTCAGCTCAAGGCCTTGGCAAAAGAAATGAATGTGCCTGTTGTGGCTCTTTCACAGCTTTCCCGCCGTGTGGAAGAGCGTGAAGATAAACGCCCTATGATGTCGGATTTGAGGGATTCAGGATCGATTGAGCAGGACGCCGACATGGTGATGTTTGTGTACCGAGATGAATATTATCTCAAACAAAGAGAGCCAAAAGATACGCAGGAAGATTACGCTACTGCCTTGTCCGAATGGAAACATAAAATGGAAAAGGTGAGCTATAAGGCCGATTTAATCATTGAAAAAAACCGTCATGGTGCAACAGGCACAATCCCTCTCTATTTCGATGGGCAATATACACGCTTTGACGATTTAGATGAGATTCATCAGGGATAGGTGGGCGCTTCTCATTGCTTTAAAGGACAATAAAAAAAGCCCTGCATTGCAGGGCTTTTTCTTTGGGTTGCTGTGGATTAAGCAAGTTCAGGATCGGTAATTGAGCCGAACAATTCATAGCGGATTTGATCTGATTTAAGTCCCATGGTTTTGAGATCTTTAATCATAGCTTTTGTAAATTCTGCTGGGCCGCAAATATAGCAAATGGCATTTGATGGGATTTCTTTTTTAAGGAATTCAGCAGAAATACGTCCCTCATGGCAGGTGACATTTTCACTGTCTGCGGCTTTTGGTCCCTCTGTGTAGAAAACGTCTGCTTTGAGTTTGCCTTCTTTAGCAAGGTTACGGATATAACCGCCAAAAGCTTCTGTCTGTTGGGTGCGGGCAGAATGGATATAATGCAGGTTTTCTTTAGAAGAGCTGGCTTCCAAAGAGGCTGTCATGGAAATCATTGGCGTCAGGCCAGAGCCACCGCTAATTAAAACAACAGGTGCACCTATGTGTTTCAGAACGAAACTTCCTGATGGATCACTGATTTCAAATTCAACGCCGTCTTTAACCTTATGGTTAAACCATTCAGACACAACACCATCTTTAACCGTGCGGATGCTGAGGCGGTAGGATTTTTCACTTGGCGCAGAAGAAATGGAATAGTTGCGGCGTTGGGAATGTCCGTTAATTTCAAGTTTAAGTCCGAGATATTGCCCAGGTTTATGTTTGAGGACAGGTTTGCCGTCAACAGGGTGAAGCTCGAAAGACTTCATGTCTTCGCATTCATCTTTGATATTGGCAATTTTGAATTTACGCCAACCACGCCAGCCACCTTTTTGCTCAACATGTTCTGTATAAATTTCCGCTTCCCGTTCGATAAAGATATCTGCAAGGAACCAATAGGCCTCGCCCCAGGCATCTAAAACCTCTTTGGTTGCGGCATCACCCAAAACAACTTTTAAGGCATTCAGAACGGCTTTACCCACATATGGATAGTGTTTTTTGTAAATGTTGAGACTGACATGTTTTTCTGTAATACGGTCAATCATGCCTTTCAGCTCAGCAGGATTTTTGATGTGCTGCGCATAAACGAGCAAAGCTGTCGCCAAAGATTGTGGCTGTGTGCCGTCCTTTTGATGGGAGAGGTTAAAAAGATCTGAAATCTCTTTATCCTCTAAAAGCCCTTTATAGACTTCTTTTGCAATAGCAACGCCATGCTCTTGGAGAGCTGGGACACATTGCGTCACAATATCAATTGTTTTTTGACTTAGAGGTTTAGGCATGTCCTAACTTAACTCCTTTTTTTTAAATTAGAAAACTATTGTAACAGAATAAAGGCGCAAATGAAATATGTATTTTTATTTGAGAGCGAGATTTAGCTTTTCCATAAGAGCTTTTTTCATATTCTCTTTCCGCTCCTGAAACCATTCAGGAAAATCTTTAAAAGAGTCAGGCACATTTTCAAGAAAAGCCATTTCTTTTTCATATGTTGATATTTTTGAGGTTTTTAGCCATTCGTTTGGCATAGTTTTGTTTTTAGAGGCGTTTTGATTTTTGGAAAGGAGTAGTAGATTGGGAATTTGATCAATTTCATCGGAAATGAGCTGAATATCTTTTTCAGAGAAGTTCTCTTTTTGTAGAAGGGTTTCTGTTGCGCGTGCTTTTGGAAAGACGTGATCCATCTCAAGTTGGTAGTCAGAATGTGATTTTTCATCAAAAATAAGAGACAAAATAAAAAAGCTTACGGCATCTTTTTTTCTTTTGCTAAGTAGATCCTCAACGTCTTCTTCTGTAAAACGTAGGGAAGAGCGAGAGCTTTCGGCCATCGCTTTTTCAATAATTTTTATTGGGAAGGGTTCGTATGATCCCTTTTTGGTTCTTTCATCATTCCATTTTTTTAAAGCTTTACGGATTTTATCCGCTAAAGTATTTGCACCACTTCCCCAAACACCTTTTGCAAGACAGCGAAATAGAAAATCCTGAATTATTTTTCTGTCTTCTGTGTATGAAGCCCTTTTGGACAAATCTTTAATATTGCACGTATATATCCAATAGATAATCGGGAGAAGGGCATTTGTTGAAAGTAAACGCTTTTCAATAATACCAATTTTTTGGATGAAGTCAGCAGTTTCCGAAAGTGTACTTTCTAAGGCTTCCCAGTTATCCTCCATTTCTTTCATAATGGCAGAATTCATTAAGCGTTTACGAGATTGAGAAGCTTTAGCTGAGCTGATCAAGATGCCAACGCTTAGAATAAAATCTTTATCAAATCTTTTAGTATTACAGATGCCATTTAATTTTGAAACAAGGTCTTCGATTGCTTCACGAGCGTCCTTTTTCCAGTGAGAAACAGCCATAGAAAAAACCATATCTGCTTTAGAAAGTTTTGTACCTCCTTGATTAGTGCGTGTAAAAATTTCTAAAACCTCGTTGTCTGGCGTTTGATTATCAATAAGATAATGCCAAATAACACTTTCAGTATGTATTTTACTCCAGAGTTTTGGGAGAATATCCATAGCAATATCTAAATCTTTACCAGAGATTTTTTCTCGTCTTAGAAAAGAAAAAAAATCTCCAATACTTTTAATCTCTAAAATTTTTCTGACTTTAAACCAAAGTTTTGGATTGCTTTTATTTTCTTTAATAAAAGTTGCATTATTATTTAAAAATGAAAAATTAAAAAGCGTTTTGCTCTCGAGAATTTCTTCCTCCTCGTCTTCAGTATTTTTTTGTGATGAGAGAATATTCAAGTACAAATGTTTCATTATATATGATCGACAGTCATTTTTACGTTTTCCTTTCTTTCGTAACCGCACCCCTCCCTTGAGGCCTATATTTAAAGCGCTTAAACGTTGCTGGCCGTCGATAACACCTTTTGCATTGTCTGGAATGCTATTTTCGGAGAGGTGTTCATTTCGGAAATCTTTTTGTTCGTCTGTGACTTCTAGAAATTCATAAAAGAAAAGATCTTTTTTGGTTTCTTCTGGCATTTCCCAATAAAGAAGCGTGCTGAAAGGGAAGCCTTGCATTAAAGAATCAAATAGACGTTCTATTTGTTCTTCTTTCCAGACAAAGCCCCTTTGAATTGCAGGCAAGACAAGCTTACGAGATGCAATTTGATCGAGCGTTTCTTTAATAGTTGCCGAACGATAATCTGCCATGGAAATTACCTAATCTAAAAAATTCTATACCATCTTTTAGATCAGAAATATTTTAGCAAAGCAAGTTAGAGGCTTATTGTTTTAATTCCTGCTTGTCAGCATTCTACACACTCCCTCAAAAACTTTTCAAGGGCGAGGCCTCGGTGCGAGAGTTTGTTCTTTTCACGGCTTGGCATTTCTGCAAAAGTTTTATGGTGTCCATTTGGAACAAAAACAGGGTCATAGCCGTGTCCATGCTCCCCTTTGGGCGGAAAAGAAATAGTACCCTCACATTTGCCAATGACCGTTTTGGTGCGTCCATCTGGCAAAGCAAGGCAAAGTGCTGCGATAAAATATGCGCCCTTTTTTTCTTTTTTCGAGGATTTTCTAACTTCTTCTTCAAGGGCAACTAAGGCCTTAGGCATTGTGCCAAATTGTTCTGCCCAACGGCCACTATAAAGGCCAGGTCTTCCTTCCAGCGCATTGACGCAAAAGCCTGAATCATCGGCTAAGGAAGGCAGGTCTGTCGCTTTTGCGGCGGCAATCGCTTTTATTTTGGCGTTTCCTTCAAAACTGTCTGCGGTCTCTTCTGGGCTTTCAGAGGTAAAGTCTGCTAGAGAAATGGCGATCAGGCCAACTTTTGAAAGTTCTGCCTGAAATTCAGAAAGTTTTCCTTTATTATGGGTGGCAATTACAAGTTTATCACCAGATTTTAAAAAGACATTACTTTCGGTCATTGCTTCTCTAGCCTTACTCTATATGATCTTTAGATTCAGAATGATTTTCCGTTATTTGCAGATTATTTCCGGCGGGATTGTGCCAAAGCTTCGTCCTGCAATTGAAAGAGGTCTTTGACACCTTCACGGGCAATGCCGACCAATTTGATAAAATCATCGTATGGAAGCGGATCTTTTTCTGCTGTGGTTTGAATCTCGACAATGCCGCCATCTTTGGACAGGACAAAATTGCCGTCTGTTTCGGCACAGCTATC
The genomic region above belongs to Acetobacteraceae bacterium and contains:
- a CDS encoding DUF262 domain-containing protein, producing MADYRSATIKETLDQIASRKLVLPAIQRGFVWKEEQIERLFDSLMQGFPFSTLLYWEMPEETKKDLFFYEFLEVTDEQKDFRNEHLSENSIPDNAKGVIDGQQRLSALNIGLKGGVRLRKKGKRKNDCRSYIMKHLYLNILSSQKNTEDEEEEILESKTLFNFSFLNNNATFIKENKSNPKLWFKVRKILEIKSIGDFFSFLRREKISGKDLDIAMDILPKLWSKIHTESVIWHYLIDNQTPDNEVLEIFTRTNQGGTKLSKADMVFSMAVSHWKKDAREAIEDLVSKLNGICNTKRFDKDFILSVGILISSAKASQSRKRLMNSAIMKEMEDNWEALESTLSETADFIQKIGIIEKRLLSTNALLPIIYWIYTCNIKDLSKRASYTEDRKIIQDFLFRCLAKGVWGSGANTLADKIRKALKKWNDERTKKGSYEPFPIKIIEKAMAESSRSSLRFTEEDVEDLLSKRKKDAVSFFILSLIFDEKSHSDYQLEMDHVFPKARATETLLQKENFSEKDIQLISDEIDQIPNLLLLSKNQNASKNKTMPNEWLKTSKISTYEKEMAFLENVPDSFKDFPEWFQERKENMKKALMEKLNLALK
- the rdgB gene encoding RdgB/HAM1 family non-canonical purine NTP pyrophosphatase; the protein is MTESNVFLKSGDKLVIATHNKGKLSEFQAELSKVGLIAISLADFTSESPEETADSFEGNAKIKAIAAAKATDLPSLADDSGFCVNALEGRPGLYSGRWAEQFGTMPKALVALEEEVRKSSKKEKKGAYFIAALCLALPDGRTKTVIGKCEGTISFPPKGEHGHGYDPVFVPNGHHKTFAEMPSREKNKLSHRGLALEKFLRECVEC
- the hmpA gene encoding NO-inducible flavohemoprotein, which encodes MPKPLSQKTIDIVTQCVPALQEHGVAIAKEVYKGLLEDKEISDLFNLSHQKDGTQPQSLATALLVYAQHIKNPAELKGMIDRITEKHVSLNIYKKHYPYVGKAVLNALKVVLGDAATKEVLDAWGEAYWFLADIFIEREAEIYTEHVEQKGGWRGWRKFKIANIKDECEDMKSFELHPVDGKPVLKHKPGQYLGLKLEINGHSQRRNYSISSAPSEKSYRLSIRTVKDGVVSEWFNHKVKDGVEFEISDPSGSFVLKHIGAPVVLISGGSGLTPMISMTASLEASSSKENLHYIHSARTQQTEAFGGYIRNLAKEGKLKADVFYTEGPKAADSENVTCHEGRISAEFLKKEIPSNAICYICGPAEFTKAMIKDLKTMGLKSDQIRYELFGSITDPELA